A window of Chiroxiphia lanceolata isolate bChiLan1 chromosome W unlocalized genomic scaffold, bChiLan1.pri scaffold_69_arrow_ctg1, whole genome shotgun sequence contains these coding sequences:
- the LOC116781582 gene encoding olfactory receptor 14C36-like: MPNSSSISQFFLLALADRRELQLLHFWLFLAISLAALLANGLILSAVACDHHLHTPMGFFLLNLSLTDLGCICTTVPKAMHNSLWDTTTISYMGCAAQLFLLAFFISSEFSLLTIMCYDRYVAICKPLHYGTLLGSRACAHMAAAAWAAGFLTALLHTANIFSLPLCQGNALGQFFCEIPHVLKLSCSHSGYRREIGLLWFTISLGLGCFVFIVFSYVQIFRAVLRIPSQQGRHKAFSMCLPHLAVVSLFVIATAFSNLKPPSISSPSPDLVVAVLYMVVPPALNPFIYSLRNQELKDAIRKTMTGCFFKKQ, from the coding sequence atgcccaacagcagctccatctccCAGTTCTTCCTCCTGGCATTGGCAgacaggagggagctgcagctcctgcacttctggctcttcctggccatctccctggctgccctcctggccaacggcctcatcctcagcgccgtagcctgcgaccaccacctgcacacccccatgggcttcttcctgctcaacctctccctcacagacctgggctgcatctgcaccactgtccccaaagccatgcacaattccctctGGGATaccacaaccatctcctacatgggatgtgctgcacagctctttctccttgcctttttcatttcatcagagttttccctcctcaccatcatgtgctacgaccgctacgttgccatctgcaaacccctgcactacgggaccctcctgggcagcagagcttgtgcccacatggcagcagctgcctgggccgCTGGGTTTCTCACTGCTCTGCTTCATACAGCCAATAtattttccctgcccctgtgccagggcaatgccctgggccagttcttctgtgaaatcccacacgtcctcaagctctcctgctcacactcaggcTACCGCAGGGAAATTGGGCTTCTCTGGTTTACTATCTCTTTAGGACttggctgttttgttttcattgttttctcctatgtgcagatcttcagggctgtgctgaggatcccctctcagcagggacggcacaaagccttttccatgtgcctccctcacctggccgTGGTCTCCCTGTTTGTCATCGCTACAGCATTTTCCAACCTGaagcccccctccatctcctccccatctccGGACCTGGTGGTGGCAGTTCTGTACATGGTGgtgcctccagcactgaaccccTTCATCTACAGCCTCAGGAACCAGGAGCTCAAGGATGCCATAAGGAAAACGATGACTGgatgtttttttaagaagcaataa